The following are encoded in a window of Coriobacteriia bacterium genomic DNA:
- a CDS encoding M28 family peptidase: MSEFNDRNAGRAVLIAALVGLALMAAGVVILMSALSPSATPSASAPAVTEQKAAEPSVTPSVPQSAPATQPALIATPAAPPPKAFSAKSAFDYVVALESFGPRKGGGAAERRAVDYASREFEAMGYQPVVQKFKLPNGKTSHNVVARLEGSSRQTLILGAHIDSKLPAPGANDNLSGCGTVLELARVLRSSPLTPTVVFVMFGTEEMVDANPDHHHYGSRAFVKQMTRDEKRDAAGMVSVDMVAVGDAFTVRTMNKGPQDLRKDLARAAEHAGLPTSFMRDTGRFGWSDHEPFELAGIPAAWVEWRDDPTYHTAKDVSAHLSKKRLKQTGALLTDYVRSMSPEKLDRLHEASKAD, encoded by the coding sequence ATGTCTGAGTTCAACGACCGCAACGCCGGACGCGCCGTGCTGATCGCGGCACTGGTCGGACTCGCACTCATGGCGGCAGGTGTTGTCATCCTGATGTCGGCCCTTTCGCCTTCAGCCACGCCAAGTGCCAGTGCACCGGCCGTGACTGAGCAGAAGGCCGCCGAGCCAAGTGTTACTCCCAGCGTCCCGCAGAGTGCGCCTGCGACCCAACCCGCGTTGATTGCCACCCCAGCGGCGCCGCCGCCAAAGGCTTTCAGCGCGAAGTCCGCTTTCGACTACGTAGTCGCGCTCGAGTCGTTTGGGCCACGAAAGGGCGGGGGCGCCGCGGAGCGCCGCGCGGTCGACTACGCATCTCGTGAGTTCGAAGCGATGGGCTATCAGCCGGTTGTTCAGAAGTTCAAGCTGCCCAACGGGAAGACAAGCCACAACGTGGTGGCTCGGCTTGAAGGCTCGTCTCGGCAAACGCTCATCCTTGGTGCGCACATTGACTCCAAGCTTCCCGCGCCCGGCGCAAACGACAACCTATCCGGATGCGGAACCGTACTTGAGTTGGCGCGCGTCCTTCGCTCATCTCCTCTCACACCTACCGTGGTATTCGTCATGTTCGGGACTGAGGAAATGGTCGATGCTAACCCCGACCACCACCATTACGGTTCTCGCGCATTCGTGAAGCAGATGACGCGCGACGAAAAGCGAGACGCAGCGGGCATGGTGTCGGTGGACATGGTCGCAGTCGGGGACGCCTTCACCGTCCGAACCATGAACAAGGGACCTCAGGACCTCCGAAAGGACCTCGCCCGTGCCGCTGAGCACGCGGGCCTGCCGACAAGCTTCATGCGGGACACCGGCAGATTCGGCTGGAGCGATCACGAGCCATTCGAACTCGCAGGGATCCCGGCAGCGTGGGTGGAGTGGCGAGATGACCCCACATACCACACAGCCAAAGATGTGAGCGCTCACCTGAGCAAGAAGCGGCTCAAGCAGACAGGGGCGCTTCTGACCGACTACGTCCGATCGATGTCTCCGGAGAAGCTCGACCGACTGCACGAGGCATCAAAGGCCGACTAG
- a CDS encoding protein kinase, whose amino-acid sequence MSENFGPYEIRGRLGAGAMAVVWRAWDPKLEREVAIKEPIRAPGMSESTASELAERFVFEGKTSARLSHPGIVTIYAADVFDGRSAIVMELLRGHTLSNLIDSGRMSLPASVGVLDQLLDALDYAHTMGVVHRDIKPDNIFITEDGRVKLTDFGVAHVSRLDGVTDGVIAGTPGYMAPEQIRAEYVDGRADLFGIGVIAYEMLTGHNPFGATDGLDTTTITFRTTTTVPQPLPGALGVPADVEAVIQKAMAQDSAMRFQSAADMRYHLAQAMAGGTGGSAMLADLTGGLPASGQGVSFTTSTVEALKTKAPDKGSPSWVIAVSGVGALLLLGFLAMAAGSGGFGVMAAAVAAVGGLVWWLMSRERSNSGAPTEAEILSMGLTGNGTAECIEVHILGPHENRVEVVTIPARIGRSGDVEITVADDSVSRSHAIIERREGWLWLRDLGSRNGTQLNGTLVADAPLGIGAAVTIGETEVRVLREGL is encoded by the coding sequence ATGAGCGAGAACTTCGGACCATACGAGATTCGCGGACGGCTTGGGGCAGGTGCCATGGCCGTGGTGTGGCGTGCGTGGGATCCCAAGCTCGAGCGTGAGGTGGCCATCAAGGAGCCGATTCGCGCGCCGGGTATGTCGGAGTCCACGGCATCTGAGCTCGCGGAGCGTTTCGTGTTTGAAGGTAAGACAAGCGCTCGCTTGAGTCACCCGGGAATCGTTACCATCTACGCAGCCGATGTGTTCGACGGGCGCTCGGCGATAGTCATGGAGCTGCTGCGTGGGCACACTCTCTCGAATCTGATCGACAGCGGTCGGATGTCGCTGCCCGCCAGTGTCGGCGTGCTTGACCAGCTTCTCGATGCGCTGGACTACGCGCATACCATGGGCGTGGTGCACCGGGATATCAAGCCCGACAACATCTTCATCACCGAGGACGGTCGTGTGAAGCTCACCGACTTCGGTGTCGCGCACGTGAGCCGACTCGACGGAGTGACCGACGGTGTTATCGCGGGAACCCCCGGCTACATGGCACCTGAGCAGATTCGTGCCGAGTACGTGGACGGTCGGGCTGATCTGTTCGGTATCGGCGTCATCGCATACGAGATGCTGACTGGTCACAATCCATTCGGTGCTACCGATGGGCTCGACACGACGACCATCACCTTCCGCACGACAACGACGGTGCCACAACCCTTGCCGGGTGCCCTCGGGGTGCCGGCCGATGTGGAAGCCGTCATCCAGAAGGCGATGGCTCAGGATTCGGCGATGCGCTTTCAGTCCGCTGCAGACATGCGCTATCACCTTGCGCAGGCGATGGCGGGCGGCACAGGTGGAAGCGCGATGCTGGCCGATCTTACCGGTGGGCTTCCGGCATCGGGACAGGGCGTCTCCTTCACGACTTCCACGGTGGAGGCGCTCAAGACCAAGGCCCCCGATAAGGGGTCGCCAAGTTGGGTCATTGCAGTCTCGGGCGTCGGAGCGTTGCTCCTGCTGGGATTCCTTGCGATGGCGGCCGGCTCAGGTGGCTTCGGCGTCATGGCTGCCGCAGTCGCGGCGGTGGGCGGGCTTGTTTGGTGGCTGATGAGCCGCGAGCGCTCGAACTCGGGTGCGCCGACCGAAGCTGAGATCCTCTCGATGGGGCTGACGGGCAACGGCACTGCGGAGTGCATCGAGGTCCACATTCTGGGGCCGCATGAGAACCGGGTCGAGGTAGTCACGATACCCGCCCGTATCGGACGATCGGGCGACGTCGAAATCACCGTCGCCGACGACTCCGTCAGCCGTAGTCACGCGATCATCGAGCGTCGCGAGGGCTGGCTCTGGTTGCGAGACCTCGGCAGCAGGAACGGTACACAGCTGAACGGGACACTCGTAGCCGACGCCCCGCTCGGCATAGGCGCAGCGGTCACAATCGGCGAGACCGAGGTTCGCGTGCTCCGTGAGGGGCTGTAG
- a CDS encoding serine/threonine-protein phosphatase: MISLGGFSVPGPRPYNEDNYLIKDLSAYSSQLGGVQAFLMVCDGMGGHQGGDVASRVAAEAAERYVDDLVELALQSKIALDVNQALREIASEASAAVIRAAEAAGGSNMGSTLVAAFVSQDEAWIGHIGDSRAYLIQGSDAQQITVDHSQVGRMIAEGILTEEQAQNHPSRNVIERALGFGDGDVELNHENIGPADVLVLCSDGLSTVLAAADLVSVSASAADAGEAASRLTDAAVKAGTDDNTTVVLYCPDWSMFRARNPQARTNRRAASKARREAARHVNANRASWIIAGVIGGLVVLIWAVAVLNSGGSGGAPPAGAVKSAASTTSTLTAPPKRSPDASGSQQPSSRERTYRVTGRDVAIRTAPTRGAKSMIGTLIIGAEFKAVEKRIDGKKWYVVSRPSIRENELTPAKGVVLAKSYPEPLYVDVTSNMSSIKLLDRD, from the coding sequence GTGATCAGCCTGGGCGGATTCTCGGTACCGGGTCCGCGCCCGTACAACGAGGACAACTACCTCATCAAGGATCTATCCGCCTACTCGTCGCAGCTCGGCGGTGTTCAGGCTTTCCTGATGGTCTGCGATGGCATGGGCGGACATCAGGGGGGTGACGTTGCCAGCCGGGTGGCGGCAGAAGCCGCAGAACGGTACGTCGACGACCTCGTCGAGCTTGCTCTGCAGTCGAAGATCGCACTGGACGTGAATCAGGCCTTGCGCGAGATCGCCTCGGAGGCCAGTGCCGCAGTCATTCGTGCTGCTGAGGCGGCGGGCGGTTCGAACATGGGCTCAACGCTTGTGGCCGCATTCGTGTCGCAGGACGAAGCGTGGATCGGTCACATCGGGGATAGCCGGGCGTACCTCATCCAGGGGTCGGACGCACAGCAGATCACCGTTGACCATTCCCAGGTCGGTCGCATGATCGCCGAAGGCATTCTCACGGAGGAGCAGGCTCAGAATCACCCCAGCAGAAACGTCATAGAACGGGCGCTGGGCTTTGGCGATGGCGACGTCGAGTTGAACCACGAGAATATTGGTCCAGCGGATGTCCTGGTGCTTTGCAGTGATGGGCTTTCGACGGTGCTCGCGGCGGCTGATCTCGTTTCGGTCTCGGCATCCGCTGCAGACGCGGGGGAGGCTGCCTCCCGGCTGACCGATGCAGCCGTCAAGGCCGGAACGGACGACAACACCACAGTCGTGCTGTACTGCCCGGACTGGAGCATGTTCCGGGCTCGGAATCCGCAGGCACGGACCAACCGACGCGCAGCGTCCAAGGCCCGCCGAGAGGCCGCGCGTCACGTGAATGCCAATAGGGCGTCATGGATCATCGCGGGCGTGATCGGTGGGTTGGTGGTTCTGATCTGGGCCGTGGCGGTGCTGAACTCTGGCGGGAGCGGAGGCGCACCGCCAGCGGGCGCAGTGAAATCGGCAGCCAGCACGACGAGCACGTTGACCGCGCCGCCCAAGAGAAGCCCCGATGCGTCGGGCTCGCAGCAGCCGTCGTCCAGAGAGCGCACCTACAGGGTCACCGGCAGGGACGTTGCGATTCGTACTGCTCCGACCCGCGGGGCTAAGTCGATGATCGGGACACTGATCATCGGCGCGGAGTTCAAGGCCGTCGAGAAGAGAATCGATGGCAAGAAGTGGTATGTGGTGTCGCGCCCGTCCATCCGTGAGAACGAACTCACGCCTGCGAAGGGCGTCGTACTCGCGAAGTCGTATCCAGAACCGCTCTACGTTGACGTCACCTCGAACATGTCGAGCATCAAGCTGCTCGATCGGGACTAG
- a CDS encoding VWA domain-containing protein produces the protein MRLPRRAARLGILVTALCWALMLVGPTLSNAAPAGPATAPDRVPVLILDAGLGDAVYYRTHWLGEQSEVAASGGIRLLTSPQPGWWAGQGAPDTYVLTSSDDSGTPSGAVIDVKSIAWALDTLASRNTVGRVVLVAQGATGLQARTYLEDLGVVRQSDRADVVGLVLMGTPSSGLTLLRDYGDLDSWEPFVAGAGLTVSDVATGSPLLASLNSGRFPAVLKCLVVQGIGSSIAGYQSDGLVLPQDSVIPTSLAPSALDYVQVQARASQTLPLRDAWFKQTKAGGRLTGAVDQSEAERLAPMPGYVTDEQTRQLVRRFYETWFADAAPTTHISSRLVIDVSGSMREDLGRTKKITAAKRAARDFIGALEARQSVPDAVPEDLGIVSFNTQTRVVASPATSLDAADKRVAALGADGNTNVGKALQQGVNQFDGTPAVADKVLVFLSDGLSTAGMSEKAILSGPVADAKRAGIRIETIALGGVGDADVKFLKRIAQATGGSFHKADDLFGLRRDFLRARYSSLGSAGLDEEVKLAGKTPVELGTIQPGTRQLEIGLVPDEGSLSFEIQRGGRSVAATELAASTVKDGVATIAMHDPVPGKYTVVLTGEQGARKAQVFTVSQANAFKVETVGAPQDDTAMFLLVGVGAVGLVAVIVTIVASTRRRREQAEEPTENAGSQNEENGSQM, from the coding sequence ATGCGCCTGCCGAGGCGCGCGGCGCGGCTCGGCATCCTCGTAACTGCGTTGTGCTGGGCACTCATGCTCGTGGGGCCGACCTTGTCGAATGCCGCACCAGCAGGTCCTGCTACCGCGCCGGATAGAGTCCCCGTCCTGATCCTGGACGCGGGATTGGGGGATGCGGTCTACTACCGCACTCACTGGCTCGGTGAGCAGTCGGAGGTTGCGGCTTCCGGCGGCATTCGCTTGCTGACGAGCCCCCAGCCAGGCTGGTGGGCGGGGCAGGGCGCGCCCGACACCTACGTGTTGACGTCCAGCGATGACAGCGGGACGCCGAGTGGTGCTGTCATCGATGTGAAGTCAATAGCGTGGGCTCTCGACACGTTGGCCTCACGCAATACCGTGGGCCGGGTTGTGCTCGTTGCACAGGGGGCGACCGGGCTGCAGGCACGGACATACCTCGAGGATCTCGGCGTTGTTCGACAGTCAGATCGAGCGGACGTTGTTGGCCTTGTCCTGATGGGTACGCCGTCATCCGGGCTGACGTTGCTGCGAGACTACGGCGACCTTGATTCGTGGGAGCCGTTCGTCGCGGGGGCAGGACTCACGGTCTCCGACGTTGCCACGGGCAGCCCGTTGCTTGCGAGTCTCAACAGCGGTCGGTTCCCCGCAGTCCTGAAGTGTCTGGTCGTGCAGGGAATCGGGTCATCGATCGCTGGCTATCAGTCAGATGGACTCGTGCTGCCGCAAGATAGTGTGATTCCGACATCACTGGCGCCGTCGGCGCTCGACTACGTGCAGGTTCAGGCGCGGGCCAGTCAGACGTTGCCGCTAAGGGATGCATGGTTCAAGCAGACCAAAGCGGGTGGCCGTCTGACAGGCGCGGTTGACCAATCTGAGGCCGAGCGGCTCGCGCCGATGCCCGGCTATGTTACCGATGAACAGACGCGCCAACTGGTCAGGCGCTTCTACGAGACATGGTTCGCCGACGCGGCACCCACCACCCACATTTCGTCACGGTTGGTGATCGATGTGTCCGGGAGCATGCGAGAGGACCTCGGCCGGACGAAGAAGATCACCGCCGCCAAGCGTGCAGCCAGAGACTTCATCGGGGCGCTCGAGGCGCGCCAGAGTGTGCCCGACGCGGTGCCGGAGGATCTGGGCATCGTCTCGTTCAACACGCAGACTCGAGTGGTGGCATCGCCTGCGACAAGCCTCGACGCGGCCGACAAACGAGTTGCGGCGCTCGGGGCCGACGGCAACACGAACGTTGGCAAGGCCTTGCAGCAAGGGGTGAATCAGTTCGATGGCACACCTGCCGTTGCGGACAAGGTGCTCGTCTTCTTGTCGGATGGCCTGAGTACTGCGGGAATGAGCGAGAAGGCCATCCTGTCCGGACCGGTCGCCGATGCCAAGCGTGCGGGGATTCGCATCGAAACGATTGCGCTCGGCGGCGTCGGTGACGCGGATGTGAAGTTTCTCAAGCGGATCGCACAAGCGACAGGTGGCTCGTTCCATAAGGCAGACGACTTGTTCGGGCTGCGCAGAGACTTCCTGCGTGCCCGCTATTCGAGTCTGGGAAGTGCTGGGCTAGACGAAGAGGTCAAGCTTGCCGGAAAGACGCCGGTCGAGCTCGGCACAATCCAGCCCGGTACGCGTCAGTTGGAGATAGGTCTCGTGCCTGATGAGGGCAGCTTGTCGTTTGAGATTCAGCGGGGAGGGCGCTCAGTCGCGGCTACGGAGCTGGCTGCCTCCACCGTGAAGGATGGGGTAGCGACCATCGCCATGCACGACCCCGTACCCGGGAAGTACACCGTCGTACTAACGGGTGAACAGGGCGCGCGCAAGGCTCAGGTATTCACGGTTTCACAGGCCAACGCGTTCAAGGTCGAAACCGTGGGGGCGCCGCAGGATGACACCGCGATGTTCCTGCTCGTGGGGGTGGGGGCAGTCGGTCTTGTCGCCGTGATCGTGACCATCGTTGCGAGCACGAGACGCCGGCGTGAGCAAGCGGAAGAGCCGACGGAGAACGCGGGTTCTCAGAATGAGGAGAACGGGAGCCAGATGTGA
- a CDS encoding FHA domain-containing protein produces MQTIAFSGNAAGLVALLDQVAQYEWIFTWGMFMFLLITAGQAAWVFIDSTQKRRADKALVPRIMSLVGVFFVMPAFIFKFTGQADGIRLAVQLLAEPGQITYNDAISWNVKWLIAGYGPKIALLSMLGVALGTLACILYASTVSRSRPSTEFVSALNNQFGELRQEIQSVKSRPSAPTAAATVAPGSMGSQGTVSENRRAAATVIERPNTSAATILERPGSMAELRAVSGASAGKTWKLPASESKIGRDPGNLVAIDDGKASREHARVRFADGVFTITDMGSSNGTYVNERQIAGQTPLADGDLVRIGDTTLAFKPAGA; encoded by the coding sequence ATGCAGACAATTGCTTTCAGTGGCAACGCAGCGGGTCTGGTGGCGCTGCTTGATCAAGTAGCGCAGTACGAGTGGATATTCACCTGGGGAATGTTCATGTTCCTGCTCATCACTGCCGGTCAGGCAGCATGGGTGTTCATCGACTCGACTCAGAAGCGCCGCGCCGACAAGGCCCTGGTCCCCAGAATCATGTCCCTGGTCGGTGTCTTCTTCGTGATGCCCGCCTTCATCTTCAAGTTCACGGGTCAGGCGGACGGTATACGCCTCGCCGTTCAGCTCCTGGCTGAGCCTGGCCAGATCACCTACAACGACGCCATCTCATGGAACGTTAAGTGGCTCATCGCGGGGTACGGTCCGAAGATCGCGCTGCTGTCCATGCTCGGCGTTGCCCTCGGTACGCTCGCCTGCATTCTCTATGCTTCGACGGTGAGCCGCAGCCGTCCTTCGACCGAGTTCGTCAGTGCACTCAACAATCAGTTTGGTGAGCTGCGCCAGGAGATTCAGTCCGTCAAGTCCCGTCCCTCCGCCCCCACCGCGGCCGCGACTGTGGCACCGGGTTCCATGGGCTCGCAGGGGACGGTCAGTGAGAATCGCCGAGCGGCCGCGACGGTCATCGAGCGCCCCAACACGAGTGCCGCCACGATTCTGGAGCGCCCGGGTTCAATGGCTGAGCTTCGAGCCGTCAGCGGTGCGTCTGCGGGCAAGACGTGGAAGCTTCCCGCCTCGGAATCCAAGATCGGTCGCGACCCGGGAAACCTCGTTGCGATCGATGACGGCAAAGCATCGCGAGAGCATGCGCGCGTCCGCTTCGCCGATGGCGTCTTCACGATCACCGACATGGGGTCGAGCAACGGAACCTACGTCAATGAACGCCAGATTGCCGGGCAGACACCGCTCGCCGACGGCGATCTGGTTCGGATCGGAGACACGACGCTCGCCTTCAAGCCGGCGGGTGCGTGA
- a CDS encoding trypsin-like serine protease, with the protein MTVCTDSISARRLRIVLVLLTAAAILVTARVAHGANVTEAAKSSVVAISSSSEGIFGSGVFIAPGRVLTAGHVADYVEQGGSTCRVVTDDGEQYRFEILKSNSSPDLAILELDSSVGTPIVFETAPVGVGDEVWALGYPLGLTKLVVTKGIVSSLEQEVEGEAYLQTDASINPGNSGGPLLNSAGRLIGINVAKAQMTGVDNVGFAVPLADVTSFLGQYAPAGSASGTATGSVTTAGPVGGVPVGAAAGGSAPDDSGLFLLLLAAAGGGLIWWLVANSGKPRSTPEQPGRAGAQTHADSRGARPSDRGISLEVNGPDGFRRVDTSLPAVIGRSSDCEITVADPQASRHHVSITWEAGTPVPVARDMGSSNGLLSDGTRTSRMELPVGGSLRVGDTTITRVS; encoded by the coding sequence ATGACCGTCTGCACCGACTCGATTTCAGCGAGGCGACTCCGGATAGTCTTGGTCTTGCTCACGGCTGCCGCAATCCTGGTGACTGCTCGCGTTGCGCACGGCGCAAACGTGACGGAGGCCGCAAAGAGCTCAGTCGTTGCTATCTCGAGTTCGAGTGAGGGCATCTTCGGTTCCGGCGTCTTCATCGCTCCGGGCCGAGTGCTCACGGCGGGTCATGTTGCGGATTACGTCGAGCAGGGTGGGTCCACCTGTCGAGTTGTGACTGACGATGGCGAGCAGTACCGCTTTGAAATCCTGAAGTCGAACAGCAGTCCGGACCTCGCCATACTGGAGCTCGACTCGAGCGTCGGTACGCCGATCGTGTTTGAGACCGCCCCCGTCGGAGTAGGCGATGAAGTGTGGGCCCTGGGGTACCCCCTGGGCTTGACCAAGCTGGTGGTGACGAAGGGAATCGTCAGCTCCCTGGAGCAGGAAGTCGAAGGCGAGGCGTATCTTCAGACTGATGCGTCAATCAACCCCGGCAATTCGGGAGGCCCGCTCCTTAACTCCGCTGGTCGCCTAATCGGGATAAACGTAGCCAAGGCCCAGATGACCGGCGTGGACAATGTGGGGTTCGCGGTGCCGCTCGCCGATGTCACGTCGTTTCTCGGGCAGTATGCACCCGCTGGGTCGGCATCCGGGACGGCAACCGGCTCCGTAACGACCGCAGGCCCGGTCGGTGGAGTCCCCGTAGGCGCCGCAGCGGGTGGATCGGCCCCCGACGACTCGGGGCTGTTTCTTCTCTTGTTGGCGGCGGCCGGCGGCGGGCTGATCTGGTGGCTCGTCGCAAATTCCGGTAAGCCCAGGTCGACGCCCGAGCAGCCTGGCCGTGCGGGCGCTCAAACACACGCGGACTCCCGGGGGGCGCGTCCGTCTGACCGAGGTATCTCACTCGAGGTCAATGGCCCCGACGGATTCCGTAGGGTTGATACGAGCTTGCCTGCTGTGATCGGTCGCTCAAGCGACTGCGAGATCACGGTGGCGGACCCTCAGGCCAGTAGACATCACGTCAGTATCACGTGGGAGGCTGGTACTCCTGTGCCGGTCGCACGCGATATGGGCAGCAGTAACGGGCTGCTCAGTGATGGGACCCGTACCAGTCGCATGGAGCTCCCGGTCGGGGGGTCACTGCGAGTCGGAGATACAACCATTACCCGTGTGAGCTGA
- a CDS encoding DUF4013 domain-containing protein, which produces MNIGEAYRAPFSDRKWLGKVALGVLLTLVPVVNLAVPGWGISYVRSVASGRNELPEWGDFGKYWVQGVSFAFASMLYFVPAFAIVLLFGAPGLLMGSLQSDGLNGLATALSSLTLGLSLAALYVLAVSVLVQAGRCNYAVNGNFGAAFDFKSILSGIRANPGAYFTAWILDIVTVWGVSVIAGFAGGLIGAIPCIGQIAVIVLLPVFMALGLVAGTCVNALWGQYAALAGAGAAPRMGLPTPPFGAQGQAQNGSPEARAESHAQTVPPSAQASGASGSGLTGRAAVAAALAGVVKPPAQPISEPEPMPEAVAIVDPDPDPDPAPASVPEPAPEPAPVPVAGPIPADVSEPVPTPALVLTPEPEPEPAAEPEPEPAPAVEPEPAVESEPEPEPAVEPEPEPEAFAVDASSQSAGETAVIEIVRTSGPGAPGERWVLPGTEVRVGRESACFVSIPDGKASRVHAYFQVQGSTLEVRDAGSSNGTFVRGDVIGGDVASANSGDEVRIGDTILLVRVVE; this is translated from the coding sequence ATGAACATCGGCGAGGCGTACCGGGCACCCTTTTCTGACCGCAAATGGTTGGGCAAAGTAGCACTCGGCGTGCTGCTCACTCTCGTCCCAGTCGTTAACCTCGCAGTTCCCGGATGGGGCATCTCCTACGTCCGCAGCGTCGCCTCGGGTCGAAATGAGCTCCCGGAATGGGGGGATTTCGGCAAGTACTGGGTACAGGGAGTCTCGTTCGCGTTCGCATCCATGCTGTATTTCGTGCCGGCCTTCGCAATCGTCCTCTTGTTCGGTGCACCTGGCCTATTGATGGGTTCGCTGCAATCCGATGGTCTGAATGGGCTGGCGACGGCCTTGAGCTCACTCACGCTCGGCCTATCGCTCGCGGCACTCTACGTTCTGGCCGTGTCCGTACTCGTGCAAGCGGGCAGGTGCAACTACGCCGTCAACGGCAATTTCGGCGCAGCTTTTGACTTCAAGTCCATTCTGTCCGGAATCCGGGCCAATCCCGGCGCCTATTTCACCGCCTGGATACTGGACATCGTCACAGTCTGGGGAGTCTCTGTGATCGCCGGCTTTGCTGGCGGGCTCATTGGCGCTATTCCGTGCATCGGGCAGATTGCGGTGATAGTCCTACTCCCTGTGTTCATGGCACTAGGACTCGTTGCGGGCACGTGCGTCAATGCGCTGTGGGGGCAGTATGCGGCCCTTGCTGGTGCGGGCGCGGCTCCCCGGATGGGTCTGCCGACACCCCCGTTTGGGGCGCAGGGACAGGCTCAGAATGGGTCGCCGGAGGCCCGTGCAGAATCGCACGCGCAGACCGTCCCACCTTCGGCCCAGGCGTCAGGTGCCTCGGGCTCCGGTCTGACGGGGCGTGCAGCAGTCGCGGCCGCTCTCGCTGGTGTCGTCAAGCCCCCGGCCCAACCGATCTCTGAGCCCGAGCCTATGCCTGAGGCGGTAGCCATCGTGGATCCCGATCCCGATCCGGATCCAGCGCCTGCTTCAGTGCCGGAGCCGGCGCCTGAGCCCGCACCCGTGCCTGTGGCGGGGCCAATCCCCGCCGACGTGTCAGAACCGGTGCCCACGCCGGCCCTCGTCCTCACGCCCGAGCCCGAACCCGAGCCCGCGGCGGAACCCGAGCCCGAACCCGCACCCGCGGTGGAACCCGAACCTGCGGTGGAATCTGAGCCCGAACCCGAGCCTGCGGTGGAACCCGAGCCCGAACCCGAGGCTTTCGCTGTCGACGCTTCTTCGCAAAGCGCTGGTGAAACCGCTGTGATTGAGATTGTCCGTACCAGCGGACCAGGCGCGCCCGGGGAGCGGTGGGTATTGCCGGGCACCGAGGTGCGAGTCGGTCGGGAGTCTGCTTGCTTCGTGAGCATCCCGGACGGCAAGGCATCACGCGTTCACGCGTACTTCCAGGTGCAAGGCTCTACGCTCGAGGTCCGCGATGCAGGGAGTAGCAACGGCACGTTCGTGAGGGGTGACGTGATCGGTGGGGACGTGGCGTCTGCCAATTCGGGCGATGAGGTTCGAATCGGGGACACGATCCTCCTTGTGAGGGTCGTGGAATGA
- a CDS encoding N-acetylmuramoyl-L-alanine amidase translates to MRDDRPTTGRIVTTLILWGVGLLIVFGAIIALATLAAPKTPSDTAPTVEPSASVAPTAAPAAVVTAPAPPPPAPVPTATVPATSTAPTSRLPLTGMTVAIDAGHQAKGNPSLEPIGPGSSTKKPKVTTGATGVRSRVPESKVNLAVSRMLATELKSRGARVVMVRTTQDVNIANSARAKVANEADADLFIRIHCDSVNDRSVRGLSTIVPASNKWTGPILAESRRAGGSVHKSVIAATGAHDRGIDDRGDFTGFNWSKVPTVLVEMGFLSNKSDDALLVTPVYQHKLAIGLADGVAKYLSSK, encoded by the coding sequence GTGAGAGACGACCGGCCGACAACAGGCCGCATCGTGACCACCCTCATACTGTGGGGAGTGGGTCTCCTCATCGTGTTCGGGGCGATCATCGCGCTTGCAACCCTCGCGGCTCCCAAGACACCGAGCGACACGGCTCCCACGGTCGAGCCGAGCGCCTCGGTGGCTCCGACAGCTGCCCCCGCGGCCGTCGTGACGGCCCCTGCACCTCCTCCGCCCGCGCCCGTTCCCACGGCGACCGTGCCTGCGACTTCGACGGCGCCCACGTCGCGGCTGCCGCTCACGGGCATGACGGTCGCAATCGACGCAGGGCACCAAGCCAAGGGCAACCCGTCGCTGGAGCCTATTGGACCTGGATCGTCGACCAAGAAGCCTAAGGTCACCACCGGTGCAACCGGGGTGAGGAGCAGGGTGCCGGAGAGCAAGGTCAATCTGGCGGTTTCGCGCATGCTCGCGACTGAACTGAAGAGCCGCGGAGCGCGCGTCGTCATGGTGCGCACGACCCAGGACGTCAACATCGCCAACTCCGCGAGGGCGAAGGTCGCCAACGAGGCCGACGCGGACCTCTTCATCCGCATCCACTGCGACAGCGTCAACGATCGTTCGGTTCGCGGCCTGTCGACGATCGTCCCCGCATCCAACAAGTGGACCGGACCAATTCTCGCCGAGAGCAGGCGAGCTGGCGGATCCGTTCACAAGTCCGTCATCGCCGCGACGGGAGCCCACGATCGCGGGATCGATGACAGAGGCGACTTCACGGGGTTCAACTGGTCGAAAGTCCCCACAGTGCTCGTGGAGATGGGGTTTCTCAGCAACAAGAGCGACGATGCGCTGCTTGTCACGCCTGTTTACCAGCACAAACTCGCGATTGGGCTTGCGGACGGCGTCGCGAAGTACCTGAGTTCAAAGTAG